The proteins below are encoded in one region of Spirochaetaceae bacterium:
- a CDS encoding BrnA antitoxin family protein, translating into MTAEREAELLNELREEEEELAELEETGYFDEGFARLDQKLKAKRHPISIKLPSEVISRFKVIAGQNNIPYQTLIGVVLKRYVDGKIKIEEPLV; encoded by the coding sequence ATGACGGCAGAAAGAGAGGCGGAATTACTAAACGAGCTTAGAGAGGAAGAAGAAGAGTTAGCTGAACTTGAAGAAACAGGTTATTTTGATGAAGGTTTTGCCAGACTAGACCAAAAACTTAAGGCCAAACGCCACCCTATTAGTATTAAGCTCCCTAGCGAGGTGATTAGTAGGTTTAAAGTTATTGCCGGACAAAACAATATACCTTACCAAACTTTAATAGGTGTAGTGCTAAAACGTTATGTTGACGGTAAAATTAAAATTGAAGAGCCTTTAGTTTAA